A single window of Streptomyces griseoviridis DNA harbors:
- the atpA gene encoding F0F1 ATP synthase subunit alpha, whose product MAELTIRPEEIRDALEDFVQSYKPDAASREEVGTVTLAGDGIAKVEGLPSAMANELLKFEDGTLGLALNLEEREIGTVILGEFSGVEEGQPVTRTGEVLSVAVGEGYLGRVVDPLGNPIDGLGEIETSGRRALELQAPTVMQRKSVHEPMETGYKAVDAMTPVGRGQRQLIIGDRQTGKTALAVDTIINQRDNWRTGDPNKQVRCIYVAIGQKGSTIASVRGALEENGALEYTTIVAAPASDPAGFKYLAPYTGSAIGQQWMYEGKHVLIIFDDLSKQADAYRAVSLLLRRPPGREAYPGDVFYLHSRLLERCAKLSDAEGAGSMTGLPIVETKANDVSAFIPTNVISITDGQCFLESDLFNAGQRPALNVGISVSRVGGSAQHKAMKQVSGRLRVDLAQFRELEAFAAFGSDLDAASKSQLERGQRMVELLKQAQYQPMSTEDQVVSVWAGTTGKMDEVPVADIRRFEKELLEYLHRKEQGLMTSIREGGKMSDDTLTAIADAIADFKKQFETSDGQLLGEDAPAAAK is encoded by the coding sequence ATGGCGGAGCTCACGATCCGGCCGGAGGAGATCCGGGACGCGCTGGAGGACTTCGTCCAGTCGTACAAGCCGGACGCGGCCTCGCGCGAGGAGGTCGGTACGGTCACCCTTGCCGGCGACGGCATCGCGAAGGTCGAGGGCCTCCCCTCGGCCATGGCCAACGAACTGCTGAAGTTCGAGGACGGCACCCTCGGTCTTGCGCTCAACCTCGAAGAGCGCGAGATCGGTACCGTCATCCTCGGTGAGTTCAGCGGTGTCGAGGAGGGTCAGCCGGTCACCCGTACCGGAGAGGTCCTCTCGGTCGCGGTCGGCGAGGGCTACCTCGGCCGCGTCGTCGACCCGCTCGGCAACCCGATCGACGGACTCGGCGAGATCGAGACGTCCGGCCGCCGCGCGCTGGAACTTCAGGCCCCCACGGTCATGCAGCGCAAGTCGGTGCACGAGCCGATGGAGACCGGCTACAAGGCCGTCGACGCCATGACCCCGGTCGGCCGCGGCCAGCGTCAGCTGATCATCGGCGACCGCCAGACCGGCAAGACCGCCCTGGCCGTCGACACGATCATCAACCAGCGTGACAACTGGCGCACCGGCGACCCGAACAAGCAGGTCCGCTGCATCTACGTCGCCATCGGCCAGAAGGGCTCCACCATCGCGTCCGTACGCGGCGCGCTGGAGGAGAACGGCGCGCTGGAGTACACGACCATCGTGGCCGCCCCGGCGTCCGACCCGGCCGGCTTCAAGTACCTGGCGCCGTACACCGGCTCGGCCATCGGCCAGCAGTGGATGTACGAGGGCAAGCACGTCCTGATCATCTTCGACGACCTGTCGAAGCAGGCCGACGCCTACCGCGCCGTCTCGCTGCTGCTGCGCCGCCCGCCGGGCCGTGAGGCCTACCCGGGTGACGTCTTCTACCTGCACTCCCGTCTGCTGGAGCGCTGCGCGAAGCTCTCCGACGCCGAGGGTGCCGGCTCGATGACCGGTCTGCCGATCGTCGAGACGAAGGCCAACGACGTCTCGGCGTTCATCCCGACCAACGTCATCTCGATCACCGACGGCCAGTGCTTCCTGGAGTCGGACCTCTTCAACGCCGGTCAGCGCCCCGCGCTGAACGTCGGTATCTCCGTCTCCCGAGTCGGTGGTTCCGCGCAGCACAAGGCGATGAAGCAGGTCTCCGGGCGTCTGCGCGTGGACCTCGCCCAGTTCCGTGAGCTGGAGGCGTTCGCCGCCTTCGGTTCCGACCTGGACGCGGCCTCGAAGTCGCAGCTCGAGCGTGGCCAGCGCATGGTCGAGCTGCTGAAGCAGGCCCAGTACCAGCCGATGTCGACCGAGGACCAGGTCGTCTCGGTGTGGGCCGGCACCACCGGCAAGATGGACGAGGTGCCGGTCGCCGACATCCGCCGCTTCGAGAAGGAGCTCCTGGAGTACCTGCACCGCAAGGAGCAGGGCCTCATGACCTCCATCCGCGAGGGCGGCAAGATGTCGGACGACACCCTCACCGCCATTGCCGACGCGATCGCCGACTTCAAGAAGCAGTTCGAGACCTCGGACGGCCAGCTTCTCGGCGAGGACGCCCCGGCCGCGGCCAAGTGA
- a CDS encoding F0F1 ATP synthase subunit gamma, whose product MGAQLRVYKRRIRSVTATKKITKAMEMIAASRVVKAQRKVAASTPYAKELTRAVTAVGTGSNTKHPLTTQADTVVRSAVLLLTSDRGLAGAFNSNAIKAAEQLTGRLEREGKEVEIYVVGRRGLAHYNFRERKIAESWTGFTDEPTYADAKKVAAPLIEAIEKDTADGGVDEIHIVFTEFVSMMTQTALDDRLLPLSLEDVAKEAAPKGEILPLFDFEPSAEDVLDALLPRYVESRIYNALLQSAASKHAATRRAMKSATDNAGELIETLSRLANAARQAEITQEISEIVGGASALADATAGSDR is encoded by the coding sequence ATGGGAGCCCAGCTCCGGGTCTACAAGCGTCGCATCCGATCCGTCACCGCGACCAAGAAGATCACCAAGGCGATGGAGATGATCGCCGCCTCGCGTGTCGTCAAGGCGCAGCGCAAGGTGGCGGCCTCCACGCCGTACGCGAAGGAACTGACCCGCGCGGTGACGGCGGTCGGTACCGGCTCCAACACGAAGCACCCGCTGACCACGCAGGCCGACACGGTCGTGCGGTCCGCGGTGCTGCTCCTGACGAGCGACCGCGGTCTCGCCGGAGCCTTCAACTCCAACGCCATCAAGGCTGCCGAGCAGCTGACCGGGCGACTGGAGCGGGAGGGCAAGGAGGTCGAGATCTACGTCGTCGGCCGCCGTGGCCTCGCCCACTACAACTTCCGTGAGCGCAAGATCGCGGAGTCGTGGACCGGGTTCACCGACGAGCCGACGTACGCGGACGCCAAGAAGGTCGCGGCGCCGCTGATCGAGGCGATCGAGAAGGACACGGCGGACGGCGGTGTGGACGAGATCCACATCGTGTTCACCGAGTTCGTCTCGATGATGACGCAGACGGCTCTCGATGACCGTCTGCTGCCGCTCAGTCTCGAGGACGTGGCGAAGGAAGCAGCCCCCAAGGGCGAGATCCTCCCGCTGTTCGACTTCGAGCCGTCGGCGGAGGACGTCCTCGACGCCCTGCTGCCGCGCTATGTGGAGAGCCGCATCTACAACGCGCTTCTCCAGTCGGCCGCTTCGAAGCACGCCGCCACCCGGCGCGCGATGAAGTCGGCGACCGACAACGCGGGTGAGCTCATCGAGACGCTCTCCCGTCTTGCCAACGCGGCCCGCCAGGCCGAAATCACCCAGGAAATCAGCGAGATCGTCGGTGGCGCCAGCGCCCTGGCCGACGCGACCGCGGGGAGTGACCGCTAA
- the atpD gene encoding F0F1 ATP synthase subunit beta: protein MTTTVETATATGRVARVIGPVVDVEFPVDAMPEIYNALHVEVADPAKDGERKTLTLEVAQHLGDGLVRTISMQPTDGLVRQAAVTDTGSAISVPVGDFTKGKVFNTLGEVLNVDEKYDGERWPIHRKAPNFDELESKTEMFETGVKVIDLLTPYVKGGKIGLFGGAGVGKTVLIQEMIYRVANNHDGVSVFAGVGERTREGNDLIEEMSESGVIDKTALVFGQMDEPPGTRLRVALAGLTMAEYFRDVQKQDVLFFIDNIFRFTQAGSEVSTLLGRMPSAVGYQPNLADEMGLLQERITSTRGHSITSMQAIYVPADDLTDPAPATTFAHLDATTVLSRPISEKGIYPAVDPLDSTSRILDPRYIAQEHYDAAMRVKTVLQKYKDLQDIIAILGIDELGEEDKLVVHRARRVERFLSQNTHVAKQFTGVDGSDVPLDESITAFNAIIDGEYDHFPEQAFFMCGGIEDLKANAKELGVS, encoded by the coding sequence ATGACCACCACAGTTGAGACCGCGACGGCCACGGGCCGCGTCGCCCGGGTCATCGGCCCGGTCGTCGACGTGGAGTTCCCCGTCGACGCGATGCCGGAGATCTACAACGCGCTCCACGTCGAGGTCGCCGACCCGGCGAAGGACGGCGAGCGCAAGACGCTGACCCTGGAGGTCGCCCAGCACCTGGGTGACGGCCTGGTCCGCACCATCTCCATGCAGCCCACCGACGGTCTGGTCCGCCAGGCCGCGGTGACCGACACGGGCTCCGCCATCTCCGTGCCGGTCGGCGACTTCACCAAGGGCAAGGTGTTCAACACCCTGGGTGAGGTGCTCAACGTCGACGAGAAGTACGACGGCGAGCGCTGGCCGATCCACCGCAAGGCCCCGAACTTCGACGAGCTCGAGTCGAAGACCGAGATGTTCGAGACCGGCGTCAAGGTCATCGACCTGCTGACCCCGTACGTCAAGGGCGGCAAGATCGGTCTGTTCGGTGGTGCCGGTGTCGGCAAGACGGTGCTCATCCAGGAGATGATCTACCGCGTCGCCAACAACCACGACGGTGTCTCCGTGTTCGCCGGTGTCGGCGAGCGCACCCGTGAGGGCAATGACCTCATCGAGGAGATGTCCGAGTCGGGCGTCATCGACAAGACCGCCCTGGTCTTCGGTCAGATGGACGAGCCGCCGGGCACCCGTCTGCGCGTCGCGCTGGCCGGCCTCACCATGGCCGAGTACTTCCGCGACGTCCAGAAGCAGGACGTGCTGTTCTTCATCGACAACATCTTCCGCTTCACGCAGGCCGGTTCCGAGGTCTCGACCCTGCTCGGTCGCATGCCCTCCGCGGTGGGCTACCAGCCGAACCTGGCCGACGAGATGGGTCTCCTCCAGGAGCGCATCACCTCGACCCGCGGTCACTCGATCACCTCGATGCAGGCGATCTACGTCCCCGCGGACGACCTGACCGACCCGGCCCCGGCCACCACCTTCGCCCACCTCGACGCGACGACGGTGCTCTCCCGTCCGATCTCCGAGAAGGGCATCTACCCGGCCGTGGACCCGCTGGACTCCACGTCCCGGATCCTGGACCCGCGCTACATCGCGCAGGAGCACTACGACGCCGCCATGCGCGTCAAGACGGTCCTGCAGAAGTACAAGGACCTCCAGGACATCATCGCGATCCTCGGTATCGACGAGCTGGGCGAAGAGGACAAGCTCGTCGTCCACCGGGCCCGTCGCGTGGAGCGCTTCCTGTCCCAGAACACCCACGTCGCCAAGCAGTTCACCGGCGTCGACGGGTCGGACGTCCCGCTGGACGAGTCGATCACGGCCTTCAACGCGATCATCGACGGCGAGTACGACCACTTCCCGGAGCAGGCGTTCTTCATGTGCGGTGGCATTGAGGACCTCAAGGCCAACGCCAAGGAGCTGGGCGTCTCCTGA
- a CDS encoding F0F1 ATP synthase subunit epsilon: MAAELHVALVAADREVWSGEATLVVARTTSGDIGVMPGHQPLLGVLESGPVTIRTSDGGTIVAAVHGGFISFADNKLSLLAEVAELSDEIDVQRAERELEQAKTAGDATAERRADVRLRAAAR; this comes from the coding sequence ATGGCTGCTGAGCTGCACGTCGCGCTGGTCGCGGCCGACCGAGAGGTCTGGTCCGGCGAGGCCACCCTGGTCGTCGCGCGCACCACGTCCGGCGACATCGGCGTCATGCCCGGTCACCAGCCGCTGCTCGGTGTGCTGGAGTCGGGCCCGGTGACCATCCGTACGAGTGACGGTGGCACGATCGTCGCCGCGGTGCACGGCGGTTTCATCTCGTTCGCCGACAACAAGCTGTCGCTGCTCGCGGAGGTCGCCGAGCTGTCCGACGAGATCGACGTCCAGCGCGCCGAGCGCGAGCTGGAGCAGGCGAAGACCGCGGGTGACGCCACCGCCGAGCGTCGCGCCGACGTACGACTGCGTGCGGCGGCGCGCTGA
- a CDS encoding DUF2550 domain-containing protein: MVLALTVCGIVVAVVVVGLFVFGLRRRLIQRSGGTFDCSLRWDVPEKPDTSGKGWSYGVARYSGDRIEWYRVFSYAYRPRRVLERAAIEVAGRRLPAGEEELALLSDAVVLTCLHRGTRLELAMGEDALTGFLAWLEAAPPGQRVNVA; encoded by the coding sequence ATGGTCCTCGCTCTGACTGTGTGCGGAATCGTCGTCGCCGTTGTGGTGGTGGGGCTGTTCGTCTTCGGCCTGCGCCGCAGACTCATCCAGCGCTCGGGCGGCACCTTCGACTGTTCGCTGCGCTGGGACGTCCCCGAGAAACCCGACACCAGCGGCAAGGGCTGGAGCTACGGCGTGGCCCGCTACAGCGGGGACCGCATCGAGTGGTACCGGGTCTTCTCCTACGCCTACCGGCCGCGCCGGGTGCTTGAGCGGGCCGCGATCGAGGTCGCGGGGCGCCGGCTGCCCGCGGGCGAGGAGGAGTTGGCCCTGCTCTCCGACGCCGTCGTGCTGACCTGTCTGCATCGGGGCACGCGCCTCGAACTCGCGATGGGCGAGGACGCCCTGACCGGCTTCCTCGCCTGGCTCGAAGCGGCTCCGCCCGGCCAGCGGGTGAACGTGGCATAG
- a CDS encoding glycoside hydrolase family 18 chitinase, with translation MRFRHRAAAGFATLLLPLAGLVGLASPAQAASTATATYTKASDWGTGFGGQWTVKNTGTSAIASWTVEWDFPTGTSVTSAWDADVTSSGTHWTAKNKSYNGSIAPGASVSFGFNGAGTGSPSNCKLNGSSCDGTTVPGDSAPSAPGTPTASAITDTSVKLAWSAATDDKGVKNYDVLRDGAKVATVTTTSYTDTGLTAGTDYSYTVQARDTADQTGPVSGAVAVHTTGGTTTPPTGDQVKLGYFTEWGIYGRNYNVKNLVTSGSAAKITHINYAFGNVTGGKCAIGDSYADYDKAFTADQSVSGTADTWDQPLRGNFNQLRQLKAKYPKLKVLWSFGGWTWSGGFGEAAKNPAAFAQSCYDLVEDPRWADVFDGIDIDWEYPNACGLTCDTSGAAAYKNLMQALRAKFGTGNLVTAATTADGTSGGKVDAADYGGAAQYVDWYNVMTYDFFGAWDAKGPTAPHSPLTSYTGIPKAGFTTADAMAKFKAAGVPAKKLLIGIGFYGRGWTGVTQDTPGGTATGPAAGTYEQGIEDYKVLKTSCPATGTIAGTAYAKCGSNWWSYDTPATITTKMAWAKTQGLGGAFFWEFSGDTANGELVSAINSGLQ, from the coding sequence ATGCGCTTCAGACACAGAGCCGCGGCCGGGTTCGCGACCCTGTTGCTCCCGCTGGCCGGCCTGGTCGGCCTGGCGAGTCCCGCACAGGCCGCGAGCACCGCCACCGCCACCTACACCAAGGCGAGCGACTGGGGCACCGGATTCGGCGGCCAGTGGACCGTCAAGAACACCGGCACCAGCGCCATCGCTTCCTGGACCGTCGAGTGGGACTTCCCCACCGGCACGTCCGTCACCTCGGCCTGGGACGCGGACGTCACCTCGTCCGGCACCCACTGGACCGCCAAGAACAAGTCGTACAACGGCAGCATCGCCCCCGGTGCCTCCGTCTCCTTCGGCTTCAACGGCGCCGGCACCGGCTCGCCCTCCAACTGCAAGCTCAACGGCAGCAGTTGTGACGGCACCACGGTCCCGGGCGACTCCGCCCCCTCCGCGCCCGGCACCCCCACCGCGTCCGCGATCACCGACACCTCGGTGAAGCTGGCCTGGTCGGCAGCCACCGACGACAAGGGCGTCAAGAACTACGACGTGCTGCGCGACGGCGCCAAGGTCGCCACCGTGACGACGACCTCGTACACGGACACCGGCCTCACGGCGGGCACCGACTACTCGTACACCGTCCAGGCCCGCGACACCGCCGACCAGACCGGACCGGTCAGCGGCGCCGTCGCGGTGCACACCACGGGCGGCACCACCACGCCCCCCACCGGTGACCAGGTCAAGCTCGGCTACTTCACCGAGTGGGGCATCTACGGCCGCAACTACAACGTCAAGAACCTGGTGACGTCGGGTTCGGCCGCGAAGATCACGCACATCAACTACGCCTTCGGCAACGTCACCGGCGGCAAGTGCGCGATCGGCGACTCCTACGCCGACTACGACAAGGCGTTCACCGCCGACCAGTCCGTCAGCGGCACCGCCGACACCTGGGACCAGCCGCTGCGCGGCAACTTCAACCAGCTGCGGCAGCTGAAGGCCAAGTACCCGAAGCTCAAGGTGCTGTGGTCCTTCGGCGGCTGGACCTGGTCGGGCGGCTTCGGTGAGGCGGCCAAGAACCCGGCGGCGTTCGCGCAGTCCTGCTACGACCTGGTCGAGGACCCGCGCTGGGCCGACGTGTTCGACGGCATCGACATCGACTGGGAGTACCCGAACGCCTGCGGCCTGACCTGCGACACCAGCGGTGCCGCAGCCTACAAGAACCTGATGCAGGCCCTGCGCGCCAAGTTCGGCACGGGCAACCTGGTCACGGCGGCCACCACCGCCGACGGCACCAGCGGCGGCAAGGTCGACGCGGCCGACTACGGCGGCGCCGCCCAGTACGTCGACTGGTACAACGTGATGACGTACGACTTCTTCGGCGCCTGGGACGCGAAGGGCCCGACCGCCCCGCACTCCCCGCTCACCTCGTACACCGGCATCCCGAAGGCCGGGTTCACCACGGCCGACGCGATGGCCAAGTTCAAGGCGGCGGGCGTACCCGCGAAGAAGCTCCTCATCGGCATCGGCTTCTACGGCCGCGGCTGGACCGGGGTCACCCAGGACACCCCGGGCGGCACGGCCACGGGACCGGCGGCGGGCACCTACGAGCAGGGCATCGAGGACTACAAGGTCCTCAAGACGTCCTGCCCGGCGACCGGCACGATCGCCGGCACCGCCTACGCGAAGTGCGGCTCCAACTGGTGGTCGTACGACACCCCGGCGACCATCACGACGAAGATGGCGTGGGCCAAGACCCAGGGTCTCGGCGGCGCGTTCTTCTGGGAGTTCAGCGGCGACACCGCCAACGGTGAGCTGGTGAGCGCGATCAACAGCGGTCTGCAGTAG
- a CDS encoding cob(I)yrinic acid a,c-diamide adenosyltransferase: protein MVNLTRIYTRTGDQGTTALGDMSRVPKTDPRISAYADANEANAAIGTAIALGRPADDVTAVLTRVQNDLFDVGADLCTPVVENPEYPPLRVEQFYIDRLEADCDRFNEELTKLRSFILPGGTPAAALLHQACTVVRRAERSTWTALETHGETMNPLTATYLNRLSDLLFILARTANKETGDVLWVPGGER from the coding sequence ATGGTCAATCTGACACGCATCTACACCAGGACCGGCGACCAGGGCACCACGGCGCTCGGGGACATGAGCCGGGTCCCGAAGACCGACCCGCGGATCTCGGCGTACGCCGACGCCAACGAGGCGAACGCGGCGATCGGCACCGCCATCGCCCTGGGCCGCCCGGCCGACGACGTCACCGCCGTCCTCACCCGGGTCCAGAACGACCTGTTCGACGTGGGCGCCGACCTGTGCACCCCGGTCGTCGAGAACCCGGAGTACCCGCCGCTGCGCGTCGAGCAGTTCTACATCGACCGCCTCGAAGCGGACTGCGACCGGTTCAACGAGGAGCTGACGAAGCTCCGTTCGTTCATCCTGCCCGGCGGCACCCCGGCCGCGGCCCTGCTCCACCAGGCCTGCACGGTCGTCCGCCGCGCCGAGCGCTCCACCTGGACGGCCCTGGAGACGCACGGCGAGACGATGAACCCGCTCACCGCGACCTACTTGAACCGCCTGTCGGATCTGCTGTTCATCCTGGCCAGGACGGCGAACAAGGAGACCGGGGACGTCCTGTGGGTACCGGGCGGGGAGCGCTGA
- a CDS encoding 3-hydroxyacyl-CoA dehydrogenase family protein translates to MARKLAVIGAGLMGSGIAQVSAQAGWDVVLRDVTDEALRRGTDGIKASYDKFVGKGRMEAHDADAALARITTTTDLDAVADADLVVEAVFEKLEVKHEIFRALDTLVREDAVLASNTSAIPITKIAAATAHPERVVGVHFFSPVPMMQLVELVRGYKTSDETLATAREFAESVGKTCIVVNRDVAGFVTTRLISALVVEATKLYESGVATAEDIDLACKLGFGHAMGPLATADLTGVDILLHAAGNIYTESQDEKFAPPELMRRMVDAGDIGRKSGQGFYTY, encoded by the coding sequence GTGGCACGGAAGCTTGCCGTCATCGGCGCCGGGCTCATGGGATCCGGTATCGCCCAGGTGTCCGCCCAGGCCGGATGGGACGTCGTGCTGCGCGACGTCACCGACGAGGCGCTGAGGCGTGGCACCGACGGCATCAAGGCGTCGTACGACAAGTTCGTGGGCAAGGGCCGGATGGAGGCGCACGACGCCGACGCTGCGCTCGCCCGCATCACCACCACCACCGACCTCGACGCCGTCGCGGACGCCGACCTCGTCGTCGAGGCCGTGTTCGAGAAGCTGGAGGTCAAGCACGAGATCTTCCGCGCGCTCGACACCCTCGTGCGCGAGGACGCGGTGCTCGCCTCCAACACCTCCGCGATCCCGATCACCAAGATCGCGGCGGCCACCGCGCACCCGGAGCGGGTCGTCGGGGTGCACTTCTTCTCCCCGGTGCCGATGATGCAGCTCGTCGAGCTGGTGCGCGGCTACAAGACCAGCGACGAAACCCTCGCCACCGCGCGGGAGTTCGCCGAGTCCGTGGGCAAGACCTGCATCGTCGTCAACCGCGACGTCGCCGGGTTCGTGACGACCCGTCTGATCTCGGCGCTCGTCGTCGAGGCCACCAAGCTCTACGAGTCGGGCGTCGCCACCGCCGAGGACATCGACCTGGCCTGCAAGCTCGGCTTCGGCCACGCCATGGGGCCGCTCGCCACGGCCGACCTCACCGGCGTCGACATCCTGCTGCACGCGGCCGGCAACATCTACACCGAGTCGCAGGACGAGAAGTTCGCCCCGCCCGAGCTGATGCGCCGGATGGTTGACGCCGGTGACATCGGCCGCAAGAGCGGGCAAGGCTTCTACACGTACTGA
- a CDS encoding STAS domain-containing protein: MHIRGDHVELVVGGRLDVRSAADARTVLHSAVDDGVGDLVLDLSELDSWDATGLGVIMGVHRRAGRCGRRLVLRDVPPQMQRLLVATRLHRILAIEGGIGVESLPRV; encoded by the coding sequence ATGCACATCAGGGGCGACCACGTCGAGCTGGTCGTCGGGGGCCGCCTCGACGTCCGCAGCGCGGCGGACGCCCGTACGGTCCTGCACTCGGCCGTCGACGACGGAGTCGGCGACCTGGTCCTGGACCTGTCCGAACTCGACTCCTGGGACGCCACCGGGCTCGGGGTCATCATGGGCGTCCACCGCCGGGCGGGCCGGTGCGGCCGGCGCCTGGTGCTGCGCGACGTACCCCCGCAGATGCAGCGCCTGCTGGTGGCCACCCGGCTGCACCGCATCCTCGCCATCGAGGGCGGCATCGGCGTCGAGTCGCTGCCCCGGGTCTGA